In Asterias amurensis chromosome 4, ASM3211899v1, one genomic interval encodes:
- the LOC139936042 gene encoding uncharacterized protein: protein MKSSKVRMESTTDVVMFQPQATDGQALYDGQTDEAEQGGGYTIIRSLSQRLHPRLIDDAGGYTYTLKSKSKRSTLWRCSVRNKTTYCRATVTQRDKHFKKGPFEHIHPGIPGRYVVEKVITQVRMKAKSEPLSANNIVDEVRNANVGNQELPHSMLPPSNLDHAATHMRKRIKERDFNFQDGSVPGNFVKKVVNRGKKSHFLLATNNQLQLLSHMTHWYIDVNTNIVKSPFKLLLSVHGFVKKNHQAKVVPLLFALMSGKRRKDFTIVFNALKVAVPNGIRVTECMLDYDTNLWRGLNDAIPNLECVGSAYHWIQTIWGNIKAFGLHLSYLEDPKVFKLMRKLMALPFIPAELVPEMLTKLQQKATTGLVHQLLNYVEATWVEGDKCLWSPSSWSVYMQPYRTCNDLHNWHDRLSKIGKKGRLLLNSLVQKLYGEAKTVTLQVMIIYDGKLSRPQEEAYKAVQNKASRHWDDYQQEKKSLKHLLKACATDLVQVESAYLPPKDLSEIL, encoded by the exons ATGAAATCCTCAAAAGTCAGGATG GAGTCCACCACCGATGTTGTGATGTTCCAACCTCAAGCCACTGATGGCCAAGCGCTATATGATGGACAGACTGATGAGGCAGAACAAGGAGGAGGTTACACCATCATACGAAGTTTATCTCAGAGACTTCATCCCAGATTGATTGATGATGCCGGTGGGTACACCTATACCTTGAAGTCAAAGAGCAAAAGGAGTACATTATGGAGGTGTTCTGTCCGGAACAAGACCACGTACTGCCGGGCTACAGTCACACAGCGTGATAAACACTTCAAGAAAGGGCCATTTGAACACATACATCCAGGCATTCCAGGACGTTATGTTGTGGAGAAAGTTATCACTCAAGTTAGGATGAAGGCCAAGAGTGAACCTTTGTCGGCAAACAACATTGTTGATGAAGTACGCAATGCAAATGTAGGCAACCAGGAACTCCCTCATAGCATGTTGCCTCCTTCTAATCTTGACCATGCCGCCACACATATGAGGAAGCGAATTAAAGAAAGAGATTTTAACTTTCAAGATGGCTCAGTCCCAGGGAACTTTGTCAAGAAAGTTGTTAATCGCGGGAAGAAAAGTCATTTTCTACTGGCGACCAATAACCAGTTACAACTTCTCTCTCATATGACACATTGGTATATAGATGTAAACACAAATATTGTGAAGTCACCCTTCAAGCTGTTGCTGTCTGTCCACGGCTTTGTGAAGAAAAATCACCAAGCCAAAGTTGTGCCTTTGCTATTTGCTCTTATGTCTGGCAAACGGAGAAAGGACTTTACAATTGTGTTTAATGCGTTAAAAGTGGCAGTTCCCAATGGCATTCGTGTGACAGAGTGCATGCTTGACTATGATACCAACTTGTGGAGGGGCCTTAATGACGCCATCCCAAATCTAGAATGTGTTGGTAGCGCCTACCATTGGATCCAGACTATTTGGGGTAACATTAAAGCATTTGGGCTGCATCTGAGTTACTTAGAGGATCCTAAGGTGTTTAAGCTGATGAGGAAACTCATGGCCCTGCCATTCATCCCAGCTGAACTCGTACCAGAGATGCTCACAAAGCTACAGCAGAAGGCCACCACAGGGTTAGTGCATCAACTCCTGAACTACGTTGAGGCAACGTGGGTTGAAGGTGATAAGTGCCTGTGGTCACCATCATCATGGAGTGTGTACATGCAGCCGTATCGAACATGCAACGACCTTCACAACTGGCATGACCGTCTGAGCAAAATAGGCAAGAAAGGACGACTTCTGCTGAACTCCTTGGTGCAAAAGTTGTACGGTGAAGCCAAGACGGTGACCTTACAGGTTATGATCATATACGATGGAAAGCTGAGTAGACCTCAGGAGGAAGCCTACAAGGCTGTACAGAATAAAGCCTCAAGACATTGGGACGATTATCAGCAAGAGAAGAAGTCACTAAAACATCTCTTGAAAGCTTGCGCTACTGATCTGGTCCAGGTAGAGTCTGCATACCTACCACCCAAGGACTTAAGTGAAATTCTCTGA